The following coding sequences lie in one Myxococcus xanthus genomic window:
- a CDS encoding zinc-dependent alcohol dehydrogenase family protein — protein sequence MKAYELQQTGSADAWVQVERPEPTPGHGQALVRIRAVSLNYRDLYIALGRYPGPRPASLIPVSDGAGEVVAVGPGVSRVTPGDRVAPTFFQTWTDGPPSPEKTRNALGGSVDGVLAEYVVVDAEGLVLLPDHLSFEEGATLPCAAVTAWNALVAEGRLQPGQTVLAQGTGGVSVFALQLAKALGARVLITSSQDAKLEHARRLGADGTINYKKHPDWEEQALALTDGQGVDHVLEVAGEETFPRSVRATKPGGHISLIGMLSGGFARPDPALVEPKKLDVQRTYVGSRAMFEDMNRLLTQHRLKPVIDRSFPFEQAREALRYMKSGAHFGKIVIAV from the coding sequence ATGAAAGCCTACGAACTGCAGCAGACAGGGAGCGCCGACGCCTGGGTGCAGGTGGAGCGGCCGGAGCCCACGCCGGGCCACGGCCAGGCGCTGGTCCGGATCCGCGCGGTGTCCCTCAACTACCGGGACCTCTACATCGCCCTGGGCCGCTATCCCGGACCGCGCCCTGCCTCCCTCATCCCCGTGTCGGACGGCGCGGGAGAAGTCGTGGCCGTGGGCCCCGGCGTCTCACGTGTGACGCCGGGTGACCGCGTGGCCCCCACCTTCTTTCAGACATGGACGGACGGCCCGCCCTCCCCGGAGAAGACGCGGAACGCCCTGGGTGGCAGCGTGGATGGCGTGCTCGCGGAGTACGTCGTCGTGGACGCGGAGGGGCTCGTCCTCCTCCCGGACCACCTGTCCTTCGAGGAAGGCGCCACCCTCCCGTGCGCCGCCGTCACCGCCTGGAACGCGCTGGTCGCCGAAGGGCGGCTCCAGCCGGGCCAGACGGTGCTGGCGCAGGGCACCGGCGGCGTGTCCGTCTTCGCGCTCCAGTTGGCCAAGGCGCTGGGGGCGCGCGTCCTCATCACCTCCAGCCAGGACGCGAAGCTGGAGCACGCCCGGAGGCTGGGTGCGGATGGCACCATCAACTACAAGAAGCACCCGGACTGGGAGGAGCAGGCGCTGGCGCTCACGGACGGCCAGGGCGTGGACCACGTCCTGGAGGTGGCCGGCGAGGAGACCTTCCCCCGCTCCGTCCGGGCCACGAAGCCCGGGGGCCACATCTCCCTCATCGGCATGCTCAGCGGCGGCTTCGCCAGGCCGGACCCCGCCCTGGTGGAGCCAAAGAAGCTCGACGTCCAGCGGACTTACGTGGGCAGCCGCGCCATGTTCGAGGACATGAACCGGCTCCTCACCCAGCACCGCCTCAAGCCCGTCATCGACCGGAGCTTCCCCTTTGAGCAGGCGCGCGAGGCCCTGCGCTACATGAAGTCCGGCGCCCACTTCGGGAAGATTGTCATCGCCGTCTGA
- a CDS encoding DUF47 domain-containing protein, which translates to MLEKLMPKSDEFFDDFDAQCAVTVEGAKMLYELLSDYRDVAPRVQALKDAEHRGDEVTHTAFNRLHQQFITPFDRGQIHTLLSRIDDVLDLTNAAAARLHYYEIPASLPDATELARLLVLSTQKVQEVVAALRLIKKPEQILAGCKEIKRLESQADEALRAGVGRLFKSGADTLLIIKWKEIYDFIETATDKCQSVANVIEGVVLEHS; encoded by the coding sequence ATGCTCGAGAAGCTGATGCCGAAGTCGGACGAGTTCTTCGACGACTTCGATGCGCAATGTGCCGTCACCGTCGAAGGCGCGAAGATGCTCTACGAGTTGCTCAGTGACTACCGCGACGTCGCACCGCGGGTCCAGGCACTCAAGGACGCGGAGCACCGTGGGGACGAAGTCACCCACACCGCCTTCAACCGTCTGCACCAGCAGTTCATCACCCCGTTCGACCGGGGGCAGATTCACACCCTGCTCTCCCGCATCGACGACGTGTTGGATTTGACCAACGCCGCCGCCGCCCGCCTGCACTACTACGAAATCCCGGCCAGCCTGCCGGACGCCACGGAGCTGGCGCGCCTGCTGGTGCTGTCCACGCAGAAGGTGCAGGAAGTGGTGGCCGCGCTGCGGCTCATCAAGAAGCCGGAGCAGATCCTGGCCGGGTGCAAGGAAATCAAGCGCCTGGAGTCGCAGGCGGATGAGGCCCTGCGCGCGGGTGTCGGCCGGCTCTTCAAGAGCGGCGCGGACACGCTGCTCATCATCAAGTGGAAGGAGATTTACGACTTCATTGAGACCGCCACCGACAAGTGCCAGTCGGTGGCGAACGTCATCGAAGGCGTGGTGCTGGAGCACAGCTAA
- a CDS encoding inorganic phosphate transporter, with translation MLLAAVILIVAVALIFDFINGFHDAANSIATVVSTRVLSPNLAVAWAAFFNFVAAFGGGVHVANTMGKGIINFEMLRAQGPSAVLAVIFSALMGAIVWNLLTWWWGLPSSSSHALAGGMIGATLPVLGFAGLVGSGIAKIAAFIVLSPLIGMTLGIGLMVLSTWTVHRQTPLKVDSWFRRLQLVSSAIFSYSHGTNDAQKVMGIIAVVLFGTIWKDRPFHIDWWMIISCHAAIALGTFFGGWRIVRTMGHSLTKLAPIGGFAAETGGGVTIIALAHLGIPVSTTHTITGAIVGVGATRGWRAVKWGVAGRIIWAWVFTIPAAALTAVVVYGLTQVVMRLAS, from the coding sequence ATGCTACTCGCCGCCGTCATCCTCATTGTCGCGGTCGCACTCATCTTCGATTTCATCAATGGATTCCACGACGCGGCGAACTCCATCGCCACCGTGGTCTCCACCCGAGTGCTCTCCCCCAACCTGGCCGTGGCCTGGGCCGCCTTCTTCAACTTCGTGGCGGCCTTTGGCGGGGGCGTCCACGTGGCCAACACCATGGGCAAGGGCATCATCAACTTCGAGATGCTCCGGGCTCAGGGCCCCAGCGCGGTGCTCGCCGTCATCTTCTCCGCCCTCATGGGCGCCATCGTCTGGAACCTGCTGACGTGGTGGTGGGGCCTGCCCTCCTCGTCGTCGCACGCGCTGGCCGGAGGCATGATTGGCGCCACGCTGCCGGTGCTCGGCTTCGCGGGCCTGGTGGGCTCGGGCATCGCGAAGATCGCCGCCTTCATCGTGCTGTCGCCGCTCATCGGCATGACGCTGGGCATCGGGCTGATGGTGTTGAGCACGTGGACGGTGCACCGCCAGACGCCGCTGAAGGTGGACTCGTGGTTCCGCCGGCTGCAGCTCGTGTCGTCCGCCATCTTCTCCTACAGCCACGGCACCAATGACGCGCAGAAGGTGATGGGCATCATCGCCGTGGTGCTCTTCGGCACCATCTGGAAGGACCGGCCGTTCCACATCGACTGGTGGATGATCATCTCCTGCCACGCGGCCATCGCCCTGGGGACCTTCTTCGGCGGCTGGCGCATCGTCCGCACCATGGGCCACAGCCTCACCAAGTTGGCGCCCATCGGCGGCTTCGCCGCGGAGACGGGCGGCGGCGTCACCATCATCGCGCTGGCCCACCTGGGCATCCCCGTGTCCACCACGCACACCATCACCGGCGCCATCGTCGGCGTGGGCGCCACCCGGGGCTGGCGCGCGGTGAAGTGGGGCGTCGCCGGCCGCATCATCTGGGCCTGGGTGTTCACCATCCCCGCCGCGGCGCTGACCGCGGTGGTGGTCTACGGCCTCACCCAGGTGGTCATGCGCCTGGCAAGCTGA